One genomic segment of Brassica napus cultivar Da-Ae chromosome A3, Da-Ae, whole genome shotgun sequence includes these proteins:
- the LOC106437820 gene encoding pentatricopeptide repeat-containing protein At2g34370, mitochondrial, which translates to MMRITCSRILRFSKPYFRWGTQISSRCFSSRGQSHDRSRGQSHDLNTKIITSSLRDVFTRPTWQQSQVFVQCRRVSSHASDDHGSITVETLDALCEEGRVLEAVKAVQILKDKDYVVDLPRLLGLAKLCGETAVLEEAKVVHDFINGSVSTPLDVASHNTILKMYCDCDSTEDALNVFNEMSERNSETWCVMMRALSKNGDGELAIDMFTRFKKEGNKPDKEIFKAVFFVCASLGDSNEGLLHFESMYKDYGIIPSMEDYVSLTEMLAACGHLEEALEFVETMTVEPSVEVWETLMNLCWVHGDVELGDRLAELVKKLDATRMNNEGLVAEKASDSTKEMMRALKRRLYSKKTGRVHEFKAGDTSKLECSETVPLLKSLKVHMLEMGFVPWIRLVNIDGAEDEDKEEQLLFRSDKLAFAHSFLNTKPRGRVCVLQSMRICQDGHETCKMLTLITGRELVTRGSKRFHHFKNGVCSCKDYW; encoded by the coding sequence ATGATGAGAATAACCTGCAGCCGAATCCTAAGATTTTCAAAACCCTACTTTAGGTGGGGGACGCAGATCTCAAGCCGTTGCTTCAGTTCTCGAGGCCAGTCTCATGATCGTTCTCGAGGCCAGTCTCATGATCTTAACACAAAGATCATCACTTCGTCTCTCAGAGACGTCTTCACACGACCCACATGGCAGCAGAGTCAAGTATTCGTTCAATGTAGAAGAGTTTCTTCCCATGCTAGTGATGATCATGGATCTATAACGGTTGAGACTTTAGATGCTCTATGTGAAGAAGGGAGAGTATTAGAAGCCGTGAAAGCTGTCCAGATCTTGAAAGATAAAGACTATGTTGTGGACTTGCCTAGGCTTCTAGGGTTAGCCAAACTATGTGGCGAAACAGCGGTTTTAGAAGAAGCTAAGGTTGTTCATGACTTCATCAATGGTTCGGTTTCTACTCCTTTAGATGTTGCATCTCACAACACGATACTCAAAATGTATTGTGATTGTGACTCCACTGAAGACGCGTTAAACGTATTCAACGAGATGTCTGAGAGAAACTCAGAGACTTGGTGCGTTATGATGAGAGCCTTATCTAAGAACGGAGACGGTGAGCTCGCGATTGATATGTTTACACGGTTCAAGAAGGAAGGGAACAAACCCGACAAGGAGATATTCAAAGCGGTCTTCTTTGTGTGTGCTTCGCTAGGGGACAGTAACGAAGGGTTGCTACATTTTGAATCTATGTACAAAGACTATGGGATCATCCCCTCCATGGAAGATTACGTGAGCTTAACGGAGATGTTAGCAGCATGTGGTCATTTAGAAGAGGCATTGGAGTTCGTTGAGACAATGACGGTCGAGCCAAGCGTTGAAGTGTGGGAAACGCTGATGAATCTTTGTTGGGTTCATGGGGATGTAGAGCTGGGAGATAGGTTAGCTGAGTTAGTGAAGAAACTTGATGCCACAAGGATGAACAACGAAGGTCTTGTAGCGGAGAAAGCATCAGACTCCACGAAGGAGATGATGAGAGCATTGAAAAGGAGACTATACTCTAAAAAGACTGGGCGTGTGCATGAGTTTAAAGCAGGAGACACTTCAAAACTAGAGTGTAGTGAAACTGTTCCTCTACTGAAGAGTTTGAAAGTGCATATGTTAGAGATGGGTTTTGTCCCTTGGATTAGGTTGGTTAATATTGATGGAGCTGAAGACGAGGATAAAGAGGAACAACTTCTTTTTAGAAGCGACAAGCTAGCCTTTGCTCACAGCTTCCTTAACACAAAGCCTCGTGGTCGTGTATGTGTTTTGCAAAGTATGCGTATCTGTCAGGATGGACATGAGACATGTAAGATGTTGACATTGATAACAGGGAGAGAACTGGTGACACGAGGTTCCAAACGATTCCATCATTTCAAAAACGGGGTCTGCTCATGCAAAGATTACTGGTGA
- the LOC106437819 gene encoding protein DETOXIFICATION 16 isoform X2, translated as MQSERDEMLSWPLIGENEKSSSSGIKVEVKKQLWLAGPLIAVSLLQFCLQVISVMFVGHLGSLPLSAASVATSFASVTGFSFLMGTASALDTVCGQSYGAKMYGMLGIQMQRAMFVLTLYSIPLSIVWANTEHFLVFFGLDKSIAYLSGSYAKFMIPSIFAYGLLQCINRFLQAQNNVFPVVLCSGVTTCLHVILCWVLVLKSGLGFRGAAVANSISYWLNVILLACYVKFSPSCSLTWTGFSKEALRDIIPFMKLAIPSALMVCLEMWSFELLVLSSGLLPNPVLETSVLSICLNTSGTIWMIPFGLGGAASTRVSNELGAGNAKVAKRAVRVVLSIAILESTLVGSVMILIRKIWGFAYSSDPKVVTYVASMMPILAIGHLLDSVQSVFSGVARGCGWQKIGAFVNLGSYYFVGVPLGLLLGFHFHLGGRGLWLGIICALVIQDVL; from the exons ATGCAGTCGGAGAGAGACGAGATGTTGTCATGGCCTCTCATCGGAGAAAACGAGAAGAGTAGCAGTAGTGGTATAAAGGTAGAAGTGAAGAAACAGCTATGGCTTGCGGGTCCACTCATCGCAGTGAGTCTTCTTCAGTTTTGTCTGCAAGTAATCTCAGTCATGTTCGTCGGACATCTtggctctcttcctctctccgcCGCCTCCGTTGCTACCTCCTTCGCCTCCGTCACCGGCTTCAGCTTCCTG ATGGGAACAGCAAGTGCTTTGGACACAGTTTGTGGCCAGTCATACGGAGCAAAAATGTACGGAATGTTAGGCATACAGATGCAAAGAGCAATGTTTGTTCTTACACTCTACTCTATTCCTCTCTCCATCGTATGGGCCAACACAGAGCATTTCCTTGTCTTCTTCGGCCTAGACAAATCCATTGCATACCTCTCTGGCTCCTACGCCAAGTTCATGATCCCTAGCATCTTCGCCTATGGTCTTCTTCAATGTATCAACAGGTTTTTGCAGGCGCAGAACAATGTGTTCCCCGTGGTTTTATGTTCTGGAGTCACCACTTGTCTTCATGTGATCCTCTGTTGGGTCTTGGTGTTGAAAtctggtttagggtttagaggagCTGCTGTGGCCAATTCGATCTCGTATTGGCTTAATGTCATTCTCTTGGCATGTTATGTCAAGTTTTCGCCTTCTTGCTCACTGACCTGGactggtttctctaaggaggcTCTACGCGATATCATACCTTTTATGAAACTAGCTATTCCCTCTGCACTTATGGTTTG CTTAGAGATGTGGTCCTTTGAACTTTTGGTTCTCTCTTCAGGACTTCTTCCGAACCCAGTTTTAGAAACTTCTGTCCTATCAATTTG CCTTAATACATCAGGAACAATCTGGATGATCCCATTTGGCCTAGGTGGCGCGGCAAG CACAAGGGTGTCAAATGAGTTAGGTGCGGGGAACGCAAAAGTGGCTAAGCGTGCGGTTCGTGTGGTCTTGAGCATTGCAATCTTAGAGAGTACACTAGTTGGTTCGGTTATGATACTGATAAGGAAGATATGGGGATTTGCATACAGTAGTGACCCGAAAGTAGTCAC ATATGTAGCCTCGATGATGCCGATTCTCGCCATAGGCCACTTACTAGACAGCGTCCAAAGTGTTTTTTCAG GGGTTGCTAGAGGATGTGGATGGCAGAAGATAGGAGCTTTTGTCAATCTTGGATCATATTATTTTGTGGGAGTCCCGTTGGGCTTGTTACTTGGTTTCCACTTTCACCTCGGTGGTCGG gGGCTTTGGCTGGGAATCATATGTGCACTCGTCATCCAAG ATGTTTTGTGA
- the LOC111214577 gene encoding uncharacterized protein LOC111214577, translating into MAMVTNSEITMLNNLKPYKTTWKVEVKVLHSWTQHSNYSGEDTFEFILEDRMGSEIHCTCKSAFLGRVKNLQVDQWKFLENFLVYPATGIYRPTRHLYKMSITANSIVTSSTLTTCEVRLVDQHTESSSEDVSASFSKRKERDGDLNDINSTSNKLCAMNINGEEKIRLVM; encoded by the exons ATGGCTATGGTTACAAACAGCGAAATCACTATGTTGAACAATCTCAAACCATATAAAACTACTTGGAAGGTTGAAGTGAAAGTTCTTCATTCGTGGACACAACATTCAAACTATTCTGGAGAAGACACTTTCGAGTTCATACTTGAAGATAGGATg GGATCTGAGATACATTGTACCTGTAAGAGTGCCTTCCTTGGCCGTGTTAAGAACTTACAGGTTGATCAATGGAAGTTCCTCGAGAATTTCTTGGTTTACCCAGCAACCGGGATATACAGACCAACTAGGCATCTATACAAGATGTCCATCACAGCGAATTCCATTGTCACCAGTTCCACTCTAACTACCTGCGAG GTTCGTTTGGTTGATCAACACACTGAGAGTTCATCTGAAGATGTTTCAGCATCTTTCTCTAAGCGCAAGGAAAGAGATGGTGATCTTAATGACATAAATTCTACATCCAACAAGTTATGTGCTATGAATATCAATGgagaagaaaaaataagattagTTATGTGA
- the LOC111202248 gene encoding replication protein A 70 kDa DNA-binding subunit C-like — protein sequence MVLINDLKPFKEEWRIRLKLLHTWKTKTDYGGESLECIFADETGQKIHASCKRTLMYRVQRDIQLGEWRELENFKISAAGGQYRPSKFQYKLTVIGDTKIKPTDYRDENQFLSLASYEEIVTGKLKTFFLIDVMGQVVDLGEVAICQLKTGENRKRVNFRLRDTSGNELVCCLWGPYAEQIESHVEESKDEPIVCLIRFAKISNFRGEVQITNAFDSSVLMLNPIMEEAIDFRQKMLQTDLPLALLGSSDENKVIKQVVDDWNEVDIKCISEIYLAVEAESCKIVCTIEAIDTDWGWFYFGCNRHNRRTTRVGRKGGGKMVESEKPVFYCDVCRANTTDVSPKYKLHLFVKDDTGSCQLMLLDTVAKTIIGEKADTLWDGSYAEIEDPNILPIPIKNCVGKSFCFGISIANDNVANGSDTFKVSEVWSGDHIHRIESLSEPVSLIETNSSTLSTGEVRLIDYNIESSSDVSTPFSKRKEGDAELSDMNSTSKKLRAQSIKVEKIKED from the exons ATGGTTCTTATCAATGATCTCAAGCCTTTTAAAGAGGAATGGCGAATTCGACTCAAGCTTCTTCATACATGGAAAACAAAGACTGATTATGGGGGCGAATCTCTTGAGTGCATCTTCGCTGACGAAACG GGTCAAAAAATTCATGCCTCATGCAAAAGAACTCTGATGTATCGTGTACAACGCGATATACAGCTGGGAGAATGGAGAGAGCTTGAAAACTTTAAGATTTCAGCTGCTGGAGGTCAATATAGACCATCAAAATTTCAATACAAACTCACCGTCATTGGAGATACCAAGATAAAACCTACTGATTATCGTGATGAAAATCAGTTCCTCTCTCTAGCAAGTTACGAGGAAATTGTAACAGGAAAGCTCAAAACATTTTTTCTGATTG ATGTTATGGGCCAAGTGGTAGATCTTGGAGAAGTAGCTATCTGTCAATTGAAAACTGGTGAAAacaggaagagagtaaactttCGTTTGCGTGATACTAg TGGGAATGAACTGGTATGTTGCTTATGGGGACCATACGCTGAGCAAATTGAATCGCATGTGGAAGAATCAAAAGATGAACCTATTGTATGCTTGATCCGCTTTGCCAAAATCAGTAATTTTAGAG GTGAAGTGCAAATCACCAACGCTTTTGATTCTTCAGTTTTGATGCTTAACCCAATCATGGAGGAAGCTATTGACTTTAGACAGAA GATGTTGCAAACTGATCTTCCCTTAGCTCTTTTGGGTAGCAGTGATGAAAATAAGGTTATCAAGCAAGTAGTTGATGACTGGAATGAGGTTGACATTAAGTGTATTTCTGAGATATATCTTGCTGTTGAG GCTGAGAGCTGCAAAATCGTCTGTACAATAGAAGCCATAGACACGGATTGGGGTTGGTTCTATTTTGGATGTAACAGGCACAATCGACGTACGACCAGAGTTGGTAGGAAGGGCGGTGGTAAGATGGTTGAATCTGAGAAGccagtattctattgtgatgtGTGTCGTGCAAACACAACTGATGTCTCACCCAA GTATAAGCTTCATCTGTTTGTGAAAGATGACACAGGGTCATGCCAGTTAATGTTACTTGACACTGTAGCTAAAACTATTATTGGTGAAAAAGCTGACACACTTTGGGATGGGTCATATGCTGAG ATCGAAGACCCAAATATTCTGCCTATTCCAATCAAAAACTGTGTTGGAAAATCCTTTTGTTTTGGTATTTCCATCGCAAATGATAATGTAGCCAACGGTTCTGATACCTTTAAGGTCTCTGAGGTCTGGTCTGGAGATCACATTCATAGAATAGAATCACTTTCAGAACCAGTATCTCTGATTGAGACCAATTCATCTACACTCTCAACCGGCGAG gtGCGTTTGATTGATTATAACATAGAGAGTTCATCAGATGTTTCAACACCTTTCTCCAAGCGTAAGGAAGGAGATGCTGAGCTTAGTGACATGAATTCTACATCTAAGAAGCTTCGTGCTCAGAGCATCAAGGTGGAGAAGATTAAGGAAGATTAG
- the LOC106437818 gene encoding RRP12-like protein encodes MEPLCLDVETNMYLTHSEPDLPVSQDFGEFMLSRLSQSKRPDHKHLSAVIEELSKTLAEGNHSQTPVAYFAATCSSLDSLLSADSEPSLDVVQPHVVILSLVFPKVSAGVLKRNGLALRLVLSVLRLRSASPECLVSALKCLVHLLTTVESMTANEVSESYSILLNFVTHSDGKVRKLASSCLRDVLVKSSGTKAWQSLSGTIAELFQKYLDLAHKSEARSAEGAQQVLYILSALKECLALMSKKHIATVIDGFKILLITRDAFIARPVIDSLNALCLNPASEVPVEALVEVLYHAAVLFSAPETSADAMTSTARLLKVGMMRAFNLNRDICVVKLPGVFNGLKDIIASEHEEAIFAATDALKSLINSCIDESLIRESINGIRNSNLEARKSSPTVIEKLCVTVESLLDYKYHAVWDMAFQVVSTMFDKLGEDASYFMRKTLEDLSDMKDLPDEDFPYTKQLHECVGSALGAMGPETFLNIVRLNLEASDLSEVNVWLFPILKQYTVGGRLSFFTEYISRMIETMSQKAQQLKLQGLTSASRSVDSLVYSLWAMLPSFCNYPVDTAESFADLGRILCGALQSQAETRGIICASLNILIQQNKEVVEGKEMPVSDASPAMVRASARYNSDIATANLKVLRSCAPKLLDVLSRIFHESGKDDGGSLQSAIGNLASIAEKKTVSKLLFKTLRELLEATKTAIAQDESSASGMDVDNTADKNSSSNLRARLFDLLVSLLPGLDGQEVDTVFSSLKPAMQDPKGQIQKKAYKVLSVILKSSDGFVSKHLEELLELMHNICHVSAKRHKLDCLYFLLAHASKTDDLKARKDIVSSFLPEVILALKEVNKKTRSRAYDVLVQIGHAYADEENGGDNEKLHGYFNLVVGCLAGEKPQMISAAVKGVARLTYEFSDLIASAYNLLPSTFLLLQRRNKEITKANLGLLKVLVAKSPVEGLHANLKSMVEGLLKWPEGTKNLFKAKVRLLLEMLIKKCGTEAVKSVMPEEHMKLLTNIRKVKERKEKKYAAASEMSRSQHSKETSSKVSRWNDTKIFSDFDDEDEDSDGEYMDGETHGRSKASSLLKSKASALRSKKSQRQSHLEVNESDDEPLDLMDRYKTRSALRSSELRNKRKADSDEEAEFDEEGRLIIQEGGRGKRKEISDPDSDAKSSKGSRFSANTSKKNQKRMKTSESGYAYTGKEYASKKASGDLKRKDKLEPYAYWPLDRKMMSRRPDQRAVAVRGMSSVVKLTKRLEGKSSAEALAATKFQKFKRSGQKKSAGKKKSK; translated from the exons ATGGAGCCATTGTGCCTTGACGTTGAAACCAACATGTACCTCACACACTCAGAACCAGACCTGCCTGTTTCCCAAGACTTTGGGGAGTTCATGCTCTCTCGCTTATCTCAGTCAAAACGACCAGACCATAAACATCTATCCGCTGTCATCGAGGAGCTATCAAAGACTCTAGCGGAAGGTAACCACAGTCAAACACCTGTGGCTTACTTCGCCGCCACGTGTAGTTCCCTAGACAGCCTCTTGTCTGCAGATTCTGAGCCATCTCTGGATGTCGTCCAGCCACACGTTGTCATCCTCTCCCTTGTGTTCCCTAAAGTCTCAGCCGGAGTACTGAAGAGGAACGGCTTAGCTTTGCGTCTCGTCCTCAGCGTCCTGCGTCTGAGATCAGCAAGTCCTGAGTGCTTGGTTTCGGCTTTGAAGTGTTTGGTTCATCTCCTCACTACCGTTGAGTCAATGACAGCGAACGAAGTCTCTGAGTCCTACAGCATTTTGCTGAACTTCGTTACTCATTCAGATGGAAAGGTAAGAAAGCTAGCGAGCTCCTGTCTCCGTGATGTCCTGGTGAAGTCCTCTGGTACCAAGGCATGGCAATCGCTCAGTGGAACTATAGCGGAACTGTTCCAAAAATATTTAGACCTTGCTCATAAATCGGAAGCGCGTTCTGCTGAAGGAGCACAGCAAGTGCTCTACATCCTCAGCGCTTTAAAAGAGTGTTTGGCCTTGATGTCGAAAAAGCATATTGCTACCGTGATTGATGGGTTTAAGATACTGCTGATCACGCGTGATGCGTTCATTGCAAGGCCGGTGATAGACTCTTTGAATGCGCTTTGTCTCAACCCAGCCTCGGAGGTTCCGGTTGAGGCGCTGGTGGAAGTGTTGTATCATGCTGCTGTTCTGTTCTCGGCGCCTGAAACGTCTGCTGATGCTATGACCTCTACAGCACGTTTGCTGAAAGTTGGGATGATGAGGGCTTTTAACCTTAACAGAGATATTTGCGTGGTTAAACTTCCTGGTGTGTTCAATGGTCTGAAAG ATATTATCGCATCTGAACACGAGGAGGCAATCTTTGCAGCAACAGATGCGTTGAAGAGTTTGATAAACTCGTGCATCGATGAGAGTTTGATCAGAGAAAGCATCAACGGAATACGGAATTCAAACTTGGAGGCAAGGAAGTCTAGTCCAACAGTCATTGAAAAACTGTGTGTGACAGTTGAAAGCTTGCTTGATTACAAGTACCATGCAGTCTGGGACATGGCTTTTCAAGTAGTTTCTACCATGTTCGATAAATTAG GTGAAGATGCTTCATACTTTATGAGGAAGACCCTGGAGGACTTATCAGATATGAAAGATTTACCTGATGAAGACTTTCCTTATACGAAGCAG TTGCATGAGTGTGTAGGATCAGCTCTTGGTGCTATGGGACCtgaaacatttttaaacatCGTGCGTTTGAACCTTGAGGCGAGTGATCTGTCTGAGGTCAACGTTTGGCTCTTCCCAATCCTGAAGCAGTATACAGTGGGAGGGCGGCTAAGTTTCTTCACAGAGTATATTTCTAGAATGATCGAAACAATGAGCCAGAAAGCTCAACAG CTCAAGCTACAAGGTCTTACTTCAGCATCTAGGAGTGTGGACTCTCTCGTATATTCATTATGGGCTATGTTACCTTCATTTTGCAACTATCCTGTGGATACAGCGGAGAGTTTTGCGGATCTGGGGCGAATACTGTGTGGAGCTCTTCAATCACAGGCTGAAACTCGAGGAATTATATGCGCCAGTTTGAATATCCTAATTCAACAAAATAAGGAAGTTGTGGAGGGTAAAGAAATGCCTGTCAGTGATGCTAGTCCTGCTATGGTACGAGCTAGTGCTCGTTATAATTCAGACATTGCGACAGCTAATTTGAAAGTTCTGCGGTCGTGTGCTCCTAAGTTATTGGATGTTTTATCAAGGATATTTCATGAGTCTGGCAAAGATGATGGCGGTTCTCTTCAG TCTGCGATAGGGAACTTGGCGTCCATTGCGGAGAAAAAGACTGTTTCAAAGCTACTTTTCAAGACACTGCGAGAGCTTTTAGAGGCTACTAAAACTGCTATTGCACAAGATGAAAGCTCTGCTAGTGGGATGGACGTGGATAATACCGCAGACAAAAATTCTTCTTCCAACCTTAG GGCAAGGTTGTTTGATCTGCTAGTTTCTCTTTTACCTGGTTTGGATGGTCAAGAAGTAGATACCGTGTTCAGTTCTCTGAAGCCTGCAATGCAG GATCCCAAGGGCCAAATTCAAAAGAAAGCGTACAAAGTTCTTTCAGTTATCTTGAAG AGTTCTGATGGATTTGTTTCAAAACACCTCGAGGAGTTGCTTGAGCTGATGCACAATATATGCCACGTCTCTGCCAAGCGCCATAAACTTGATTGTTTGTACTTCCTGTTGGCTCATGCATCAAAGACT GATGATTTGAAGGCGAGAAAGGACATTGTTTCGTCATTTCTACCCGAAGTTATACTTGCTTTAAAAGAG GTgaataaaaaaacaagaagCAGAGCATATGACGTACTTGTTCAGATTGGGCATGCATATGCAGACGAGGAAAATGGTGGAGACAATGAGAAATTACATGGTTACTTCAATTTG GTGGTTGGTTGCTTGGCTGGAGAAAAACCTCAGATGATTAGTGCTGCTGTTAAGGGAGTAGCTCGTTTGACATATGAGTTCTCCGATCTCATTGCTAGTGCTTACAATTTGCTTCCTTCAACATTTCTTCTCCTCCAAAGGAGAAATAAGGAGATCACAAAG GCAAATTTAGGATTATTGAAGGTGTTGGTGGCTAAGTCACCCGTTGAAGGACTACACGCAAACTTAAAGAGCATGGTCGAAGGCTTACTGAAATGGCCGGAAGGAACCAAAAACCTTTTCAAAGCGAAG GTGAGGCTTCTATTGGAGATGCTAATCAAGAAATGTGGCACGGAGGCTGTTAAGTCTGTGATGCCTGAAGAACATATGAAGCTCCTGACAAACATCCGAAAG GTCAAGGAACGTAAAGAGAAAAAATATGCAGCTGCCTCTGAGATGAGTAGATCACAGCATTCAAAAGAAACTTCATCAAA GGTCAGCCGGTGGAATGATACCAAGatattttctgattttgatGATGAAGACGAGGACAGCGATGGAGAGTACATGGATGGGGAGACGCATGGCCGCAGCAAGGCTTCCTCTTTGTTGAAATCTAAAGCATCTGCTTTGAG ATCAAAGAAAAGTCAGAGGCAGAGTCATCTTGAAGTTAATGAGTCAGATGATGAACCGCTTGACTTAATGGATCGATACAAAACAAGATCAGCTCTTCGATCAAGTGAGCTTCGCAACAAACGGAAAGCTGACTCAGATGAAGAAGCAGAGTTTGACGAGGAAGGACGGCTAATCATCCAAGAAGGAGGGAGAGGTAAAAGGAAGGAGATCTCTGATCCAGATTCTGATGCCAAGAGCAGCAAAGGTAGCCGTTTCTCTGCAAACACATCCAAGAAGAACCAGAAGCGGATGAAGACATCAGAGTCGGGGTACGCTTACACAGGCAAAGAGTATGCAAGCAAAAAGGCGAGTGGGGATCTCAAGAGGAAAGATAAGCTTGAACCGTATGCGTATTGGCCACTTGACCGCAAGATGATGAGCCGTAGACCGGATCAGCGTGCGGTTGCGGTCAGAGGTATGTCTAGCGTGGTTAAGCTGACAAAGAGGTTGGAAGGCAAGAGCAGTGCGGAAGCACTTGCTGCGACTAAGTTCCAAAAATTCAAGAGGAGTGGTCAGAAGAAATCGGCTGGGAAGAAGAAAAGCAAGTGA
- the BNAA03G15790D gene encoding uncharacterized protein BNAA03G15790D, with protein sequence MRGSASLVTLNHKILRPCRKLLIRITKSCPRRQTRHLKLKKASSSSSSKPGNKVTKVVALFFLSFHKKKQKKEKMKRLNELRSYSHAVSDQKKTKKKASKQESSKKKVFPSRITMSWLGQGKGNNTHEVPQDHDPRRDSTSAFIP encoded by the coding sequence ATGAGAGGGTCTGCATCGTTGGTAACGTTAAACCACAAGATTCTCCGACCGTGTAGGAAACTCTTGATCAGAATCACCAAGAGCTGTCCTCGGCGCCAAACCCGGCATTTGAAACTCAagaaagcttcttcttcttcttcaagtaaGCCAGGGAACAAGGTTaccaaggtggtggccttgttcttcctctctttccacaagaagaagcagaagaaagaaaagatgaaGCGGCTTAACGAACTAAGGAGCTACTCCCACGCTGTCAGTGAccagaagaagacaaagaagaaggccTCAAAACAGGAATCAAGCAAGAAGAAGGTGTTCCCATCAAGAATCACAATGTCTTGGCTAGGTCAGGGTAAGGGTAACAACACTCATGAAGTTCCTCAAGATCATGATCCACGTAGAGACAGCACAAGCGCATTCATTCCTTGA
- the LOC106437819 gene encoding protein DETOXIFICATION 15 isoform X1, which translates to MQSERDEMLSWPLIGENEKSSSSGIKVEVKKQLWLAGPLIAVSLLQFCLQVISVMFVGHLGSLPLSAASVATSFASVTGFSFLMGTASALDTVCGQSYGAKMYGMLGIQMQRAMFVLTLYSIPLSIVWANTEHFLVFFGLDKSIAYLSGSYAKFMIPSIFAYGLLQCINRFLQAQNNVFPVVLCSGVTTCLHVILCWVLVLKSGLGFRGAAVANSISYWLNVILLACYVKFSPSCSLTWTGFSKEALRDIIPFMKLAIPSALMVCLEMWSFELLVLSSGLLPNPVLETSVLSICLNTSGTIWMIPFGLGGAASTRVSNELGAGNAKVAKRAVRVVLSIAILESTLVGSVMILIRKIWGFAYSSDPKVVTYVASMMPILAIGHLLDSVQSVFSGVARGCGWQKIGAFVNLGSYYFVGVPLGLLLGFHFHLGGRGLWLGIICALVIQGASLSVITFFTNWEEEVKKATSRAEGAKDHAAENEPIIVF; encoded by the exons ATGCAGTCGGAGAGAGACGAGATGTTGTCATGGCCTCTCATCGGAGAAAACGAGAAGAGTAGCAGTAGTGGTATAAAGGTAGAAGTGAAGAAACAGCTATGGCTTGCGGGTCCACTCATCGCAGTGAGTCTTCTTCAGTTTTGTCTGCAAGTAATCTCAGTCATGTTCGTCGGACATCTtggctctcttcctctctccgcCGCCTCCGTTGCTACCTCCTTCGCCTCCGTCACCGGCTTCAGCTTCCTG ATGGGAACAGCAAGTGCTTTGGACACAGTTTGTGGCCAGTCATACGGAGCAAAAATGTACGGAATGTTAGGCATACAGATGCAAAGAGCAATGTTTGTTCTTACACTCTACTCTATTCCTCTCTCCATCGTATGGGCCAACACAGAGCATTTCCTTGTCTTCTTCGGCCTAGACAAATCCATTGCATACCTCTCTGGCTCCTACGCCAAGTTCATGATCCCTAGCATCTTCGCCTATGGTCTTCTTCAATGTATCAACAGGTTTTTGCAGGCGCAGAACAATGTGTTCCCCGTGGTTTTATGTTCTGGAGTCACCACTTGTCTTCATGTGATCCTCTGTTGGGTCTTGGTGTTGAAAtctggtttagggtttagaggagCTGCTGTGGCCAATTCGATCTCGTATTGGCTTAATGTCATTCTCTTGGCATGTTATGTCAAGTTTTCGCCTTCTTGCTCACTGACCTGGactggtttctctaaggaggcTCTACGCGATATCATACCTTTTATGAAACTAGCTATTCCCTCTGCACTTATGGTTTG CTTAGAGATGTGGTCCTTTGAACTTTTGGTTCTCTCTTCAGGACTTCTTCCGAACCCAGTTTTAGAAACTTCTGTCCTATCAATTTG CCTTAATACATCAGGAACAATCTGGATGATCCCATTTGGCCTAGGTGGCGCGGCAAG CACAAGGGTGTCAAATGAGTTAGGTGCGGGGAACGCAAAAGTGGCTAAGCGTGCGGTTCGTGTGGTCTTGAGCATTGCAATCTTAGAGAGTACACTAGTTGGTTCGGTTATGATACTGATAAGGAAGATATGGGGATTTGCATACAGTAGTGACCCGAAAGTAGTCAC ATATGTAGCCTCGATGATGCCGATTCTCGCCATAGGCCACTTACTAGACAGCGTCCAAAGTGTTTTTTCAG GGGTTGCTAGAGGATGTGGATGGCAGAAGATAGGAGCTTTTGTCAATCTTGGATCATATTATTTTGTGGGAGTCCCGTTGGGCTTGTTACTTGGTTTCCACTTTCACCTCGGTGGTCGG gGGCTTTGGCTGGGAATCATATGTGCACTCGTCATCCAAGGTGCATCTCTTTCCGTCATCACCTTTTTCACAAATTGGGAAGAAGAG GTCAAGAAAGCTACAAGCAGAGCTGAAGGTGCCAAGGATCATGCAGCCGAGAATGAGCCAATTATTGTATTCTGA